One stretch of Oscillospiraceae bacterium DNA includes these proteins:
- a CDS encoding hydrogenase, which yields MNNRTEALIPKVGVITDIRMDTPDVKTFRVVTPDGKKAFEHMPGQCAMLSIPGVGEAMFSITSSPTNTEFMEFSIKKCGCVTEWLHQATVGQQITIRGPYGKNFPVDDVFAGKDLLFIAGGIGLAPLRSVINYCRHYRDRYGKIDIVYGSRSKDDLVDYDEILNEWLKDDGIDVHLTIDREQEGWDGHVGFVPNYVKELGFDTTKTAIICGPPIMIKFTLDGLMSLGFDKTQVYTTMELKMKCGIGKCGRCNIGAKYVCKDGPVFRCDELEELPDEY from the coding sequence ATGAATAACCGCACCGAAGCACTCATTCCCAAAGTCGGCGTTATCACCGACATACGCATGGACACTCCCGATGTCAAGACCTTCCGCGTGGTAACACCCGACGGAAAAAAGGCGTTTGAGCATATGCCCGGTCAGTGTGCAATGCTTTCCATCCCCGGCGTAGGCGAGGCGATGTTCTCCATAACCTCATCTCCCACCAATACGGAATTTATGGAATTTTCCATCAAAAAATGCGGATGTGTCACCGAATGGTTACATCAGGCGACAGTCGGTCAGCAGATAACCATCCGCGGACCTTACGGCAAAAACTTCCCCGTTGATGACGTTTTTGCAGGAAAAGACCTGTTATTCATCGCGGGCGGTATCGGTCTTGCACCGCTTCGCTCTGTAATTAACTACTGCCGTCACTACCGCGACCGCTACGGCAAAATCGATATAGTTTACGGCTCCAGAAGCAAGGACGACCTCGTGGATTACGATGAGATACTCAATGAGTGGCTCAAGGATGATGGAATTGACGTTCACCTCACCATCGACCGCGAGCAGGAGGGCTGGGACGGCCATGTAGGCTTTGTTCCCAACTACGTCAAGGAGCTGGGCTTTGACACCACCAAAACCGCCATCATATGCGGACCTCCCATTATGATTAAGTTCACCTTGGACGGTCTTATGTCACTGGGCTTCGACAAAACCCAGGTTTACACCACCATGGAGCTGAAAATGAAATGCGGTATCGGCAAGTGCGGAAGATGCAACATCGGTGCAAAGTATGTTTGCAAGGATGGTCCTGTATTCAGATGCGATGAGCTGGAAGAGCTTCCTGACGAATATTAA
- a CDS encoding 4Fe-4S ferredoxin, with translation MRKCSLTSLEAVFEKLSDAMTLYLPVDAEAGAEYKQWEKGTQMSGALNTNRSPKDFFFPQSENLMEFKTEGTNIEIIDTRKESEDFIVFGVRACDVKSFDVLDRVFLTEPYDSYYATRREHGIIFSLACSRPGETCFCQTFGIDAANPMGDVSMWKCDGYMYFNANTEKGEKALALIESVTETADDSAVKESQAKTREIMKKLPLADLKADAFGAGKTDKFFNAPEWKELSESCLGCGTCTFVCPTCQCYDIKDFKTGKGVIRYRCWDSCMYSDFTKMAHGNSRNSQLERFRQRFMHKLVYYPENNDGMFSCVGCGRCLNKCPISMNIVKVMKKLGGKADE, from the coding sequence ATGCGTAAGTGTTCACTCACATCTCTTGAAGCGGTTTTTGAAAAGCTCAGTGACGCCATGACGCTGTATCTCCCCGTAGACGCTGAGGCAGGCGCGGAATATAAACAGTGGGAAAAAGGCACTCAAATGTCGGGGGCGCTCAACACCAACCGCAGCCCCAAGGATTTCTTCTTCCCCCAGAGCGAAAACCTGATGGAATTCAAAACCGAGGGTACAAACATAGAAATTATAGACACCCGTAAGGAAAGCGAGGACTTCATCGTATTCGGCGTACGCGCCTGCGATGTAAAGAGCTTTGACGTACTTGATCGCGTATTCCTCACCGAGCCTTACGACAGCTACTACGCCACCCGCCGTGAGCACGGCATAATCTTCTCTCTGGCGTGCAGCCGTCCCGGAGAAACCTGCTTCTGTCAGACCTTCGGAATTGATGCGGCAAACCCCATGGGCGATGTTTCCATGTGGAAATGTGACGGATATATGTACTTCAACGCCAACACCGAAAAGGGTGAAAAGGCATTGGCGCTTATAGAAAGCGTTACCGAGACGGCAGATGACAGTGCCGTTAAGGAAAGTCAGGCAAAAACCCGTGAAATAATGAAAAAGCTTCCTCTTGCAGACCTGAAAGCCGATGCTTTCGGTGCAGGCAAGACGGATAAATTCTTTAATGCTCCCGAGTGGAAGGAGCTGAGCGAAAGCTGTCTGGGATGCGGTACATGTACATTTGTATGCCCCACCTGCCAGTGCTACGATATAAAGGACTTCAAAACGGGTAAGGGCGTAATCAGATACCGTTGCTGGGATTCCTGCATGTACTCCGATTTCACCAAAATGGCACACGGCAACTCCCGAAACTCTCAGCTTGAACGCTTCCGTCAGCGCTTTATGCACAAGCTGGTTTACTACCCCGAAAACAATGACGGCATGTTCAGCTGTGTGGGCTGCGGACGTTGTCTGAATAAATGCCCCATTTCCATGAACATTGTCAAGGTTATGAAGAAATTAGGAGGTAAGGCTGATGAATAA
- a CDS encoding 4Fe-4S ferredoxin, translating into MQKITTDMLIAKACELMENGTVQCVVGWKNGEFAYDVTPGFFESCDEIKKDFVFGDFCGANLSKYLINLTSKVEGKILVFLKPCDTYSFNQLVTEHRIPREKVYIVGIPCEGMADTETVKKLADGIVKITCEGENLNIETLYDGVKTVKFSDVIAERCRVCKSKKHVAYDELIGEDGEVIDSARFDEVARLEKLTPDEKFAFWQNELSRCIRCNACRNVCPACTCEKCVFDNPESGVENKAISDSFEEKMFHIIRAFHVAGRCTDCGECSRVCPQSIPLHLLNRKFIKDINSFYGDYQAGAEAGSRAPLIDYTLNDIEAADALAKGENENA; encoded by the coding sequence ATGCAAAAAATAACAACCGATATGCTCATAGCTAAAGCCTGCGAGCTTATGGAAAACGGCACTGTTCAGTGTGTTGTGGGCTGGAAAAACGGTGAGTTTGCATATGATGTCACTCCCGGCTTTTTCGAGAGCTGTGACGAAATAAAGAAGGATTTTGTATTCGGAGATTTCTGCGGTGCAAACCTTTCAAAATACCTTATAAATCTCACCTCGAAGGTTGAGGGCAAAATCCTTGTGTTCCTCAAGCCCTGCGATACATACAGCTTCAATCAGCTTGTAACCGAGCACAGAATCCCCCGTGAAAAGGTATACATCGTGGGTATCCCCTGCGAGGGCATGGCTGATACCGAAACGGTTAAAAAGCTTGCCGACGGTATTGTGAAAATCACCTGTGAGGGCGAAAATCTCAACATCGAAACTCTTTACGACGGTGTAAAAACCGTGAAGTTCAGTGACGTTATCGCCGAAAGATGCCGTGTGTGCAAGAGCAAAAAGCATGTGGCATACGACGAGCTGATAGGCGAGGACGGCGAGGTTATTGACAGTGCGCGCTTTGACGAGGTGGCACGTCTTGAAAAGCTGACCCCCGACGAAAAATTCGCATTCTGGCAGAACGAATTATCCCGTTGCATCCGTTGCAACGCCTGCCGTAACGTATGTCCTGCCTGCACCTGCGAAAAGTGCGTATTTGACAACCCCGAATCGGGTGTTGAAAACAAGGCGATTTCCGACAGCTTTGAAGAAAAAATGTTCCATATTATACGCGCATTCCACGTTGCGGGAAGATGTACCGACTGCGGAGAATGCTCCCGCGTTTGTCCCCAGTCCATTCCTCTGCATCTTCTCAACCGCAAGTTCATAAAGGACATCAATTCCTTCTACGGCGACTATCAGGCAGGTGCCGAGGCAGGAAGCCGTGCACCGCTTATCGATTACACCCTTAACGACATTGAAGCGGCAGATGCCCTTGCGAAAGGAGAGAATGAAAATGCGTAA
- a CDS encoding permease — protein sequence MTLFGGVISITGISFLMFCVLAIAAAGYALGRITIKGVSLGTAGVFIVALVFGCLFYKQLDAQLVTSSVSYTTNALKIIENLGLILFVTSVGFIAGPKFFSNMKKNFKSYVLLGLIIIIAGGISAVGCIYAGRALGEANHEEFTAMVVGLLSGSLTSTPAFSAAKDTVNPIYENAVSVGHGIAYIFGVLGVVLFVQLVPKFCRANMAEEREKLTIASDGAEKKAYAGKLIHLDGFGFCAFALAAIVGIFVGMIKIPLTANGLSGTTFSLTTTGGCLLVALIFGHFGRIGKISLMPDEHTLKVFRELGLMLFLIGAGVAGGAKFIEYFDPMYFIYGAIMTIFPMIIGFIFAKYVLKLSLFNNLGSITGGMTSTPALGTLINVAGTEDVAAAYAATYPIALIAVVLVSQFLIILF from the coding sequence ATGACTTTATTCGGCGGAGTAATCTCCATAACCGGCATTTCTTTTCTGATGTTCTGCGTGCTTGCCATTGCAGCGGCAGGCTATGCATTAGGAAGAATCACCATAAAAGGTGTCTCGCTCGGTACTGCGGGCGTATTTATCGTTGCCCTTGTTTTCGGATGCCTTTTCTACAAGCAGCTTGATGCACAGCTTGTTACAAGCTCCGTTTCTTACACCACCAATGCTCTTAAAATAATTGAAAACCTGGGACTTATCCTGTTTGTTACCTCGGTAGGCTTCATTGCAGGTCCCAAGTTCTTCAGCAACATGAAGAAAAACTTCAAATCCTATGTTCTTCTGGGTCTTATCATCATTATAGCAGGCGGTATCTCGGCTGTCGGATGTATTTACGCAGGACGCGCATTGGGTGAAGCAAATCACGAGGAATTCACCGCTATGGTAGTAGGTCTTTTGTCGGGCTCCCTTACCTCCACCCCGGCATTCAGTGCAGCAAAGGACACTGTTAACCCCATTTATGAAAATGCGGTTTCGGTAGGACACGGCATAGCCTACATTTTCGGTGTATTGGGTGTTGTTCTCTTTGTACAGCTGGTCCCCAAGTTCTGCCGTGCAAACATGGCAGAAGAGCGTGAAAAACTCACCATCGCCAGCGACGGTGCCGAAAAGAAAGCATACGCAGGCAAGCTCATTCACCTTGACGGCTTCGGATTTTGCGCATTTGCACTTGCGGCTATTGTAGGTATATTTGTGGGTATGATCAAAATCCCCCTTACCGCAAACGGCCTTTCCGGCACTACCTTCAGCCTTACCACCACAGGCGGATGTCTTTTGGTTGCCCTTATATTCGGTCACTTCGGCAGAATAGGCAAAATAAGCCTTATGCCCGACGAGCACACTCTCAAGGTGTTCCGTGAATTGGGTCTTATGCTGTTCCTTATCGGCGCAGGTGTTGCAGGCGGTGCAAAGTTCATTGAATACTTTGACCCCATGTACTTTATCTACGGCGCGATAATGACCATATTCCCCATGATTATCGGTTTTATCTTTGCAAAATATGTGCTCAAGCTCAGCCTTTTCAACAATTTGGGCTCTATCACCGGCGGTATGACAAGTACTCCCGCACTGGGCACACTTATCAATGTCGCAGGTACCGAGGACGTTGCCGCGGCTTATGCCGCAACCTATCCCATCGCACTTATCGCGGTGGTGTTGGTTTCACAGTTCTTAATAATATTGTTCTGA
- a CDS encoding FAD-dependent oxidoreductase — MYSENLMDSLKAVEAARDANIAYEPQRMTAQQKEDLLKAYHPDYKADEFEELKIGPNKGQKVPKELAEMLQAHARIKAEDIDLSSPTYDVDVLIIGGGGAGSSAAIEAHEAGANVMIVTKLRIGDANTMMAEGGIQAADKPNDSPAIHFVDAFGGGHFAAKRDLLSKLVCDAPDAIAWLSELGVEFDKDAEGNMITTHGGGTSRKRMHAAKDYSGAEIMRTLRDEVLNREIPVVDFTAAIELILDENGKAAGAVLMNMETKELMVAKAKTVIIATGGAGRMHYQGFPTSNHYGATADGLVLGYRAGASLLYAETLQYHPTGAAYPEQIFGALVTEKVRSLGAKLINCKGEVFVHPLETRDVAAASIIRECNDRKNGVETGSGLGVWLDTPMIEKIGGEGTIEKRIPAMMRMFGKYGIDIRKEPIIVYPTLHYQNGGLDITPDGMTTNVENLFVAGEAVGGIHGRNRLMGNSLLDIIVFGRGAGKSAAAKCKDVKVGKLTLDHIAKFEAEIESAGIATDAVSPKLLPDYTRKH; from the coding sequence ATGTATTCTGAAAATCTGATGGATTCCCTCAAAGCGGTTGAAGCCGCAAGAGATGCCAATATTGCTTACGAGCCTCAGCGCATGACGGCTCAGCAGAAGGAAGACCTTCTTAAGGCTTATCACCCCGACTACAAGGCAGACGAGTTTGAAGAACTCAAAATCGGTCCCAACAAGGGTCAGAAGGTGCCCAAGGAACTGGCAGAAATGCTGCAGGCTCATGCCCGCATAAAGGCAGAGGACATCGACCTTTCAAGTCCCACCTACGATGTTGACGTACTCATCATCGGCGGAGGCGGTGCAGGCTCTTCCGCAGCCATTGAGGCTCACGAAGCAGGCGCAAATGTTATGATAGTTACAAAGCTTCGCATAGGCGATGCCAATACAATGATGGCGGAGGGCGGTATTCAGGCGGCTGACAAGCCCAATGACTCTCCCGCAATCCATTTTGTAGACGCTTTCGGCGGCGGTCACTTTGCCGCAAAGCGTGACCTGCTTTCCAAGCTGGTTTGTGACGCTCCCGATGCAATCGCATGGCTGAGCGAATTGGGTGTTGAGTTTGACAAGGACGCCGAGGGCAACATGATTACCACCCATGGCGGCGGTACATCCCGCAAGCGTATGCATGCCGCAAAGGACTATTCCGGTGCGGAAATCATGCGTACCCTGCGCGACGAGGTTTTAAACCGCGAAATTCCCGTTGTAGATTTCACTGCGGCAATCGAGCTTATACTTGACGAAAACGGCAAGGCGGCAGGCGCAGTGCTTATGAATATGGAAACAAAAGAGCTTATGGTAGCAAAGGCTAAAACCGTTATAATCGCTACCGGCGGTGCAGGACGTATGCACTACCAGGGCTTCCCCACCTCCAACCACTACGGTGCAACCGCCGACGGATTGGTGCTGGGTTACAGAGCAGGTGCTTCTCTGCTTTATGCTGAAACTCTGCAGTATCATCCCACAGGTGCGGCATACCCCGAGCAGATTTTCGGTGCACTGGTTACCGAAAAGGTTCGTTCTCTGGGCGCAAAGCTTATAAACTGCAAGGGCGAGGTTTTCGTTCATCCCCTTGAAACCCGTGACGTTGCGGCGGCTTCCATTATCCGCGAGTGCAACGACCGTAAAAACGGCGTTGAAACAGGAAGCGGCCTGGGTGTATGGCTGGACACTCCCATGATTGAAAAGATAGGTGGCGAAGGCACTATCGAAAAGAGAATCCCCGCAATGATGCGTATGTTCGGCAAATACGGTATCGACATCCGCAAAGAGCCTATCATCGTATACCCCACTCTGCACTACCAGAACGGCGGTCTTGACATCACTCCCGACGGCATGACCACCAATGTTGAAAATCTGTTTGTAGCAGGTGAGGCTGTGGGCGGTATCCACGGCAGAAACCGTCTGATGGGTAACTCGCTTCTTGACATCATCGTATTCGGACGCGGTGCAGGTAAGAGCGCGGCGGCTAAGTGCAAGGATGTTAAGGTAGGCAAGCTCACACTTGACCACATTGCTAAGTTCGAGGCAGAAATCGAGAGCGCAGGCATCGCTACCGACGCCGTATCTCCCAAGCTTCTCCCCGATTACACCAGAAAACACTAA
- a CDS encoding hydrogenase iron-sulfur subunit, whose amino-acid sequence MQINGEYKPLIVAFCCNWCSYAGADLAGNNRLAYPENVKIIKVPCSCRVNPMFILRAFQRGADGVILCGCHPGDCHYTSGNYYTRRRMALLFSMLEYLGIEKERTRVEWVSAAEGAKFAATMNEFTEAVAALGENKRLEDLRCKK is encoded by the coding sequence ATGCAAATAAACGGTGAATACAAGCCTCTGATTGTGGCTTTCTGCTGTAACTGGTGCTCTTACGCAGGCGCTGACCTTGCGGGAAACAACCGACTGGCTTATCCCGAAAATGTCAAAATCATAAAAGTTCCCTGCTCCTGCCGCGTAAACCCCATGTTTATACTTCGCGCATTTCAGCGCGGTGCCGACGGCGTAATTCTTTGCGGATGCCATCCCGGTGACTGCCACTACACCTCCGGCAACTACTATACAAGACGAAGAATGGCTCTTTTGTTCTCCATGCTTGAATATCTGGGCATAGAAAAAGAGCGTACCCGTGTGGAATGGGTCTCTGCCGCCGAGGGTGCTAAATTCGCGGCGACCATGAACGAGTTTACCGAGGCTGTTGCCGCACTGGGTGAAAACAAGAGATTGGAGGACTTAAGATGCAAAAAATAA
- a CDS encoding 2Fe-2S iron-sulfur cluster binding domain-containing protein: protein MENMVNIFLFGKKYEVPDNLTIMNAMEYAGYQLVRGCGCRNGFCGACATIYRIKGDRELKSCLACQTKVENDMYIATLPFFPLVKQVYDMEKIKPTEQIMMQLYPEIYACIGCNACTKSCTQELNVMQYIAYAQRGEYEKCAEESFDCVMCGVCSARCPAGISHPQVAMLARRLNGKYLAPKCDHLEDRVKEIKDGTFTELIEALMQKPIDEIKELYNTREIEK, encoded by the coding sequence ATGGAAAATATGGTTAATATATTTCTGTTCGGAAAAAAATATGAAGTTCCGGACAATCTGACTATAATGAACGCGATGGAATATGCCGGCTATCAGCTGGTTCGCGGCTGCGGATGCCGTAACGGCTTCTGCGGTGCATGTGCCACCATTTACAGAATCAAGGGCGACAGAGAATTAAAGAGCTGTCTTGCCTGCCAGACCAAGGTTGAAAACGATATGTATATCGCAACCCTGCCCTTCTTCCCGCTGGTAAAACAGGTTTACGATATGGAAAAAATCAAGCCCACCGAGCAGATAATGATGCAGCTTTACCCTGAGATTTACGCTTGTATCGGCTGTAACGCCTGCACCAAGAGCTGTACTCAGGAGCTTAATGTAATGCAGTACATCGCTTACGCTCAGCGCGGTGAATACGAAAAGTGCGCCGAGGAATCCTTTGACTGCGTAATGTGCGGTGTTTGCTCCGCCAGATGCCCTGCGGGTATTTCTCATCCCCAGGTTGCAATGCTTGCCCGCCGTCTCAACGGTAAATACCTTGCTCCCAAGTGCGACCACCTCGAGGACCGCGTAAAGGAAATCAAGGACGGTACCTTTACCGAGCTTATCGAAGCGCTTATGCAAAAGCCCATTGACGAAATCAAAGAGCTTTACAACACCAGAGAGATTGAGAAATAA